ATTTCTATTCCGCTGATCATCAGCAACCACGCTGATCTTGAACCGATTGCCGCGATGCACAATATTCCGTTTTATTGCCTGCCGGTGACAGAAAAGAACAGGACTGAACAGGAGGCAGAAGAGCAGAAACTGCTCCGGCAGTACGGTGTTGATTTTATCGTGCTCGCGCGTTACATGCAGATTCTCTCTGACGATTTCTGCCGGCAGTGGCCGGGCAGGATCATCAATATCCACCATTCATTCCTGCCGGCGTTTGTCGGCGCAAAACCGTACCACTCAGCACATCAGCGCGGTGTAAAAATTATCGGTGCAACCAGTCATTACGTCACCGGTGATCTCGATGAAGGCCCGATTATCGAACAGGAGGTCATGCGCGTTTCACACCGTGATTCCATCGGCTGTCTGATTCGCAAGGGTCGCGATCTCGAACCGCTTGTGCTGTCACGCGCCGTATGGGCGCACATTCAGAACAAAGTCCTTGTCTATAAAAACCGCACCATTGTTTTCAATTAATTATGTCACCGCGCAGTAAAATCCGTATAAAGACTGAAGCCGCCGCATCCCGGTTCTTGCTGAAGCTGATCCGGCTTTTGCCGCGCCGCGCAATTCTGGCTCTCGCCTGGACCGGCGGGAATATCGGGGTTTTGCTCGACCGCCGCGGGCGAAAAATCGGTCTGGCAAATCTGGATGTTGCATTCGGCGATTCAAAAACAACCCAAGAAAAAAAACAGATCCTCCGGCAGTCATTTGTCACCTTCGTGCGTACAACCCTGGATGTATTCTGGTTTGGGAACCGGCCGGGAAAACTTCGGCGGTATGTTGAACTCGACGACAGTATGCAGATTCTCTTCCAGGAAAAAAACCAGATCTGCATTACCGCGCATTTCGGCAACTGGGAAGTGGTCGGTCAGAGTATGGCAATGAAGGGCTTTCCGTTCAGCAGCATCGCCATGCCATTAAAAAATCCGGCGGTCGACCGTATTCTGGTTGAACAGCGCGAAATCACCGGACAGAAAATTATTCAGCGCGAAGGCGCATTGCGTAAACTGCTCGGAGTATTGCGCGCCGGCGGAAAAACCGCGTTTCTGGTTGACCAGAATACCGAAGTAAAAGACGGCGGAATCTGGGTGACCTACTTCGGACTGCCGGTGCTGAGTACGCCGGCGCCGGCGGCGCTCGCCGCAAAAACCGGCAGCGAACTTATCACCGGATTCTGCATTCCGCTGCCAAGAGGAAAATACCGTGTTTACGTTGCCGACGTCCGGCCGGCGCCGGAAAACAGCGACTCCGCAACTATTCAGAACATCACACAGAAAATTTTAACCGTCATCGAAAACGAAGTCCGTAAGGCACCGCACCACTGGCTGTGGGCCTATAAACGCTGGAAAACCGTCCTGCGCCCTGAAGATCTGCCGCATTATCCGTTTTATGCCGAATATGATCCGAAAGATTTATAATCAAACGTCACTGCACATTTGATGATCAGGCTGCGTGTGCCGGACATTTTACAGCCGCGTACCGGACGGAATGACGGTGTCCTTAGGAATGACGATGACTCCGTCATGAACGAAGTAGAGATCAGTCTGTTCACCGTCGGCTTTGCCGTCGGGTGAAATATAAACGCTGTCGCCGACACGCACATTTTTATCGATGATCGCATTCTTAATATAGCAATCCCGTCCGATGCCAAGGTTTAGATCATAGCCCTCTTCCGGTGCGCCGTTTTCAAAATAGTCGGCACCCATGATGACCGAATGTTCAATGACAGAACCTTCGCCGATCACAGCACGCAATCCAACGACGGAATGCAGCAGCCGGTGGCCGGAAACGATGCAACCTTCAGAAAGCAGACAGCGGTTGAGATCGCAGCAGTTGATTTTTGACGGCGGCAGATAGCGCATATGGGTGTAGATCGGCGCGGAGTCATCATAGAATGTAAATTCCGGCACAAGATCGGTCAGCGCCAGATTGGCTTCATGGAACATGCCGATGGTCCCGATGTCTTTCCAGTAGCCTTCAAAAATATGGCTGCAGACTTTACGCTGATGAATCGCCTGCGGAATGATATGTTTTCCAAAA
Above is a genomic segment from Kiritimatiellales bacterium containing:
- a CDS encoding lysophospholipid acyltransferase family protein; the protein is MLKLIRLLPRRAILALAWTGGNIGVLLDRRGRKIGLANLDVAFGDSKTTQEKKQILRQSFVTFVRTTLDVFWFGNRPGKLRRYVELDDSMQILFQEKNQICITAHFGNWEVVGQSMAMKGFPFSSIAMPLKNPAVDRILVEQREITGQKIIQREGALRKLLGVLRAGGKTAFLVDQNTEVKDGGIWVTYFGLPVLSTPAPAALAAKTGSELITGFCIPLPRGKYRVYVADVRPAPENSDSATIQNITQKILTVIENEVRKAPHHWLWAYKRWKTVLRPEDLPHYPFYAEYDPKDL
- the purU gene encoding formyltetrahydrofolate deformylase, with the protein product MSQNASAILLISCLDRQGIVCAVTEFLNRHSGNVINLEQHTDNDENVFFMRVEWDLNGFALPRDQISEKFRLIADRFEMRYELHFSDYVPRMAIFVSKLPHCLLDLLARCYPAEWNISIPLIISNHADLEPIAAMHNIPFYCLPVTEKNRTEQEAEEQKLLRQYGVDFIVLARYMQILSDDFCRQWPGRIINIHHSFLPAFVGAKPYHSAHQRGVKIIGATSHYVTGDLDEGPIIEQEVMRVSHRDSIGCLIRKGRDLEPLVLSRAVWAHIQNKVLVYKNRTIVFN